From a region of the Leptospirales bacterium genome:
- the ptsP gene encoding phosphoenolpyruvate--protein phosphotransferase — translation MPGAVEIVLRGAQASGGIARGALYPLHDPLLSLPHQSIDRDAVEAEIERLHLAMRQSRSQLEAILAHTRISPELQAIFEAQALMFEDPMLISATEDRIRSRAINAEWALAVEIENIKGFLEKSNNEIIRERSADVNDAGLRLLGNLMGVPGGDLRLAALQQMPAGAVVAAHEVSPAMMLELRNCAAIVTEGGGVAGHMAILARSRGLPALVNVEGLMDQCSAGWDALVDGERGELVIHPGEQRLTEWRAFQARQVRRAQEHVQSPVQTQDGESIRLFLNLSDDQETDASLGGASGVGLFRTEFLYLGDSSLLHEDERQTERYRDLLQRLSGGPVTLRLMDVSEDKRFPLYTDERDLRGVRFLLANRELLLRQLRSILEAAAVVGRADGSVRIMAPLVARVDEMQAVREALQEAQQSLQKRGIEAPRIELGMMLETPAAALMADVFSEVSDFFSIGSNDLGRYTMALAREQATDLELFYQPAVFRMIHEALRRATKPVSLCGELAARRGAREILLGLGLRDLSVAPASLRDLCAGVRDVSLRYCKSLAEQALAARDAAELCEHLGL, via the coding sequence ATGCCCGGAGCGGTCGAAATTGTCCTGCGCGGCGCCCAGGCCTCGGGCGGCATCGCTCGCGGAGCGCTCTACCCGCTGCACGACCCCTTGCTGAGCCTGCCGCACCAGAGCATTGATCGCGATGCGGTGGAAGCGGAAATTGAACGGCTGCATCTGGCCATGCGCCAGAGCCGCAGCCAGCTGGAAGCGATCCTGGCGCACACCCGCATCAGCCCCGAACTCCAGGCCATCTTCGAAGCACAGGCCCTGATGTTTGAAGATCCAATGTTGATCAGCGCCACCGAGGACCGCATCCGCAGCCGGGCGATCAACGCCGAGTGGGCGCTGGCCGTTGAAATTGAAAACATCAAGGGCTTCCTCGAGAAAAGTAACAACGAAATCATTCGCGAGCGCTCCGCGGACGTCAACGACGCCGGGCTGCGACTGCTGGGCAATTTGATGGGCGTCCCGGGGGGCGACTTGCGTCTGGCGGCCTTGCAGCAGATGCCGGCCGGCGCCGTAGTTGCGGCTCACGAAGTCAGCCCGGCAATGATGCTGGAGCTGCGCAATTGTGCAGCGATTGTGACCGAGGGCGGCGGCGTTGCAGGGCACATGGCCATTCTGGCGCGCAGCCGCGGTCTACCAGCGCTGGTCAATGTCGAGGGTTTGATGGACCAGTGCAGCGCCGGTTGGGACGCCCTGGTCGATGGCGAGCGCGGCGAGCTGGTCATCCATCCCGGCGAACAACGCCTGACGGAGTGGCGAGCCTTCCAGGCGCGGCAGGTCCGTCGAGCGCAAGAGCATGTCCAGTCGCCGGTGCAAACGCAGGATGGCGAGTCGATTCGATTATTCTTGAATTTGAGCGATGATCAGGAGACGGATGCCAGCCTTGGCGGCGCCAGCGGCGTTGGTTTGTTTCGCACCGAATTCCTTTACCTGGGCGACTCTTCCTTGCTGCACGAAGACGAACGTCAAACGGAACGCTACCGGGACCTGCTACAGCGACTGAGCGGCGGACCGGTTACGCTGCGCTTGATGGATGTCAGCGAAGATAAGCGCTTCCCGCTCTATACCGATGAACGCGATTTGCGCGGCGTTCGTTTCTTACTGGCCAATCGCGAACTGCTCCTGCGGCAATTGCGTTCCATACTGGAAGCGGCGGCGGTCGTGGGCCGCGCCGATGGCAGCGTGCGCATCATGGCGCCGCTGGTAGCGCGCGTTGACGAAATGCAGGCGGTGCGCGAGGCGCTGCAGGAAGCGCAGCAAAGTTTGCAAAAGCGGGGCATTGAAGCGCCGCGCATCGAACTGGGCATGATGCTGGAAACGCCGGCGGCGGCCTTGATGGCCGATGTCTTTTCAGAGGTGAGCGATTTTTTCAGCATTGGCTCCAATGATCTGGGCCGCTACACCATGGCCCTGGCTCGCGAGCAGGCTACAGACCTTGAGCTCTTCTATCAGCCGGCGGTATTCCGAATGATTCACGAGGCGCTGCGCCGCGCAACAAAACCGGTCTCGCTTTGCGGCGAACTGGCTGCGCGCCGCGGCGCGCGCGAGATCCTGCTGGGTCTTGGACTGCGCGATCTGAGCGTGGCGCCTGCCTCGCTGCGCGATCTTTGCGCCGGCGTACGCGACGTCTCGCTACGCTACTGCAAGAGCCTGGCCGAGCAGGCGCTGGCGGCGCGCGACGCTGCCGAACTCTGCGAGCACCTCGGTCTGTGA
- a CDS encoding class I SAM-dependent methyltransferase — protein sequence MRESRGQSTKALPALYRHLAQDYFQLERRAAQLERDLQCLQAQLPAPGAGTILELGCGPGVHAATLSAQGWKVLAVDLSAEMLQIARQDHPGPSYLQGDLAAPEAWSTMRAMAAPFSGAFSLFGVWNYLAEEQAWQLALRELAFSLPAGAPAILEIWLAGPYRRLGRTSTEWTSIVRDNQAQQRRRELIYHERDGRPYLELIHSYRSTGGALLEQDRHWMRLFEPQAFAEAARGAGFVIEQIFQDSTNAPLSPASGGAWLCLRRAASEC from the coding sequence GTGAGAGAGAGCCGCGGACAATCGACGAAGGCCTTGCCGGCGCTCTACCGCCATCTGGCTCAAGACTACTTTCAACTTGAGCGTCGCGCAGCGCAGCTGGAGCGCGATCTGCAATGTCTACAGGCTCAGCTTCCGGCGCCCGGGGCTGGAACCATACTCGAGCTTGGCTGTGGACCGGGAGTACACGCCGCAACGCTGAGCGCTCAGGGCTGGAAAGTGCTGGCCGTCGATCTCAGTGCGGAAATGCTACAGATTGCCAGGCAGGATCATCCCGGGCCGAGCTATCTGCAGGGCGATCTGGCGGCGCCGGAGGCCTGGAGCACAATGCGTGCGATGGCTGCGCCGTTTTCCGGCGCCTTTTCGCTTTTTGGCGTCTGGAATTATCTGGCCGAGGAGCAGGCCTGGCAATTGGCCCTGCGCGAACTGGCCTTCAGCCTGCCGGCCGGCGCGCCGGCCATTCTGGAAATCTGGTTGGCGGGGCCCTATCGTCGTCTGGGGCGCACAAGCACCGAATGGACTTCTATTGTACGCGACAACCAGGCGCAACAGCGGCGCCGCGAGCTGATCTACCATGAACGAGACGGCCGGCCTTATCTCGAACTCATTCATAGCTATCGCAGCACAGGGGGAGCGCTGCTGGAGCAAGACCGACACTGGATGCGATTGTTTGAACCGCAGGCCTTTGCCGAGGCTGCGCGTGGCGCCGGCTTTGTCATCGAGCAGATTTTTCAAGACAGCACGAATGCGCCCCTGAGCCCCGCTTCGGGCGGCGCCTGGCTCTGTCTGCGTCGCGCCGCCAGCGAGTGCTAG
- a CDS encoding RluA family pseudouridine synthase — translation MFRALPARPAAQSGPVESEGGAPAGQQEERELLAQDEDRGARLDQWLAVRLPRLTRNQWQERIRQGAVLYNGRQTRVAQRLQPGDVVRYSFRAKAEPQVRTDFSILYEDGDLMLVDKPANLPVHPSGIYRQNTLYSLLKDQIGEEFHGHFVQRIDRETSGLVLLAKRPEAARRLQLQLQGDGMRKEYLAIVFGDFPDELDASGWLHPDPAGPVQKKRAFSHQRRLAEAALQAATIEREQWRAVQRVRTHFRRLAKHAGMSLLAAQLFTGRMHQIRATLQSLDFPMVGDSLYGPDPGIYLRRIEDRITERDRQLLLLERSALHAWRLSFQHPSSGEPLQFQAPLPADLAALFPDWQPDAL, via the coding sequence TTGTTCCGCGCTTTACCGGCGCGGCCGGCGGCGCAATCTGGACCGGTGGAGAGCGAAGGCGGAGCGCCCGCCGGTCAGCAGGAAGAGCGTGAGCTTCTCGCACAGGATGAAGATCGCGGCGCTCGCCTGGATCAATGGCTGGCCGTGCGCCTGCCGCGCCTGACGCGCAACCAGTGGCAGGAACGCATTCGGCAGGGCGCAGTGCTCTACAACGGACGCCAGACGCGCGTCGCCCAGCGCTTGCAGCCGGGCGATGTGGTCCGTTACAGCTTTCGGGCTAAAGCCGAACCGCAGGTGCGCACCGATTTCAGCATCCTCTACGAGGATGGCGATTTGATGCTGGTCGACAAGCCAGCCAACCTCCCCGTGCATCCCTCCGGGATCTACCGCCAGAACACGCTCTACAGCCTGCTGAAGGACCAAATCGGAGAGGAGTTCCACGGACACTTTGTACAACGTATCGATCGAGAAACCAGCGGGCTGGTGCTGCTGGCCAAGCGCCCGGAGGCGGCGCGGCGCTTGCAGTTGCAACTGCAGGGCGATGGGATGCGCAAGGAGTATCTGGCCATAGTCTTTGGAGATTTTCCCGATGAACTTGACGCCAGCGGCTGGCTGCATCCCGATCCGGCCGGCCCGGTACAAAAGAAGCGCGCCTTCAGCCATCAGCGACGTCTGGCCGAAGCGGCGCTGCAGGCGGCCACGATCGAACGGGAGCAATGGCGAGCGGTGCAACGCGTGCGCACTCATTTTCGTCGCCTGGCAAAACATGCGGGAATGAGTCTGCTTGCGGCGCAATTGTTCACCGGTCGTATGCATCAAATTCGAGCCACGCTGCAATCGCTGGACTTCCCGATGGTTGGCGATAGCCTCTACGGACCTGATCCCGGAATTTACTTGCGACGTATTGAGGATCGCATCACCGAGCGCGACCGCCAGCTGCTGCTGCTGGAGCGCAGCGCCCTGCACGCCTGGCGCCTGAGCTTCCAGCATCCATCGAGCGGAGAACCGCTGCAATTTCAAGCGCCGCTGCCGGCGGATCTGGCGGCGCTTTTCCCCGATTGGCAGCCCGATGCGCTCTAG
- a CDS encoding winged helix-turn-helix domain-containing protein translates to MSSLAASTFKRLALCAGGRLKRPAFLASILAASFPLFIYWDVALGLGTFAGDSTNQEFPFRVYLGKMLLEGSFPLYAPQLNFGHPFLPEFFSTALYPPNYLLSLLAAAGGLRYWQWDTLLHMCLGSYLMFRFLRGSGRSLSAALLGAACFAGSALVLVHSGHNSYSRSLAWSGALLLGARRLALRQRPANALLFSFSATMAWTAGSPPVAFMALLAASAYFAFLSFSRRRIKRWLEPRRSAVALAIVLFVFVAPSLLLFLISSPQAAEAARSQWENSLRFGFHSKWRSFLHLFYGAWFDYWPDPGHWEFNVYCGLLPALLALYAIFCKSISRERFFWLSIAALALLFAQAENPVYRFAFHWLPGFGIFRAPGRYLYWLLLALCVLSAAAWDRLPERTAAGSMRRRPPWLLLILLAFLVLLIYVTLPFYKNLDRMAWALHSWLRLSPELLVLACSTGIMLHRKWGRPNWRTALAALTLALAAPAYFNKVTTPLAQAEAALEAASRRCANTPPGSRCASANLEAAGADNFALLGDTLQSSGSMPLESERQLHFKQALYSGLHTRQLRRAAAFDGAPLAFVTGRAQRVQSPEHVLPLLRLADNDCALVVEAPDVHRDSAAMEGCWRLAPPEFLGPNRIRIQIPEAMQTLRAARQRFDFLYLSRSWSRGLSVKVDGREVQALRANYLFVAVRLPPDAGLIDFEEHFHMAWP, encoded by the coding sequence ATGAGCAGTTTGGCCGCTTCAACCTTCAAACGCCTTGCGCTCTGCGCCGGAGGACGTTTGAAGCGCCCTGCCTTTCTGGCCAGCATCCTGGCAGCGAGCTTTCCCCTGTTCATCTACTGGGATGTCGCTCTGGGGCTCGGCACATTTGCCGGAGATTCAACCAATCAGGAGTTTCCGTTTCGCGTCTACTTAGGCAAGATGCTGCTGGAGGGCAGCTTTCCGCTTTATGCCCCGCAATTGAATTTTGGCCATCCCTTTCTGCCCGAATTTTTCTCCACGGCGCTTTATCCTCCAAACTATCTTCTTTCGCTGCTGGCCGCCGCAGGCGGGCTGCGCTACTGGCAGTGGGATACGCTGCTGCACATGTGCCTGGGCAGCTACTTGATGTTTCGATTTCTGCGCGGCAGCGGTCGCAGTCTTTCCGCGGCGCTACTGGGTGCGGCCTGCTTTGCGGGCAGCGCGCTTGTGCTTGTGCATTCCGGACACAACTCCTATTCGCGATCCCTGGCCTGGAGCGGCGCGCTGCTCCTTGGCGCCCGCCGGCTGGCGCTCCGCCAGCGCCCGGCAAACGCCCTGCTCTTCTCCTTTTCGGCAACGATGGCCTGGACCGCAGGCTCGCCGCCGGTCGCCTTCATGGCCTTGCTTGCTGCCAGCGCATACTTTGCTTTTCTCAGCTTTAGCCGCCGACGAATCAAGCGCTGGCTTGAGCCGCGGAGAAGCGCGGTTGCGCTGGCGATCGTATTGTTTGTCTTTGTGGCCCCGTCGCTGCTGCTTTTTTTAATCAGCTCGCCGCAGGCCGCTGAAGCGGCGCGATCCCAGTGGGAAAACAGCCTGCGCTTTGGATTTCACAGCAAGTGGCGCTCCTTCTTGCATCTATTCTACGGCGCCTGGTTTGACTACTGGCCCGACCCTGGCCACTGGGAGTTCAATGTCTATTGTGGCCTGCTGCCTGCGCTTCTTGCGCTTTATGCCATTTTTTGCAAGTCAATCAGCCGAGAACGGTTCTTCTGGCTATCCATTGCGGCGCTTGCTCTGCTATTTGCGCAGGCGGAAAATCCGGTCTACCGTTTCGCATTTCATTGGTTGCCCGGCTTTGGCATCTTTCGCGCACCCGGTCGCTATCTGTACTGGCTTCTGCTTGCGCTTTGCGTACTTTCCGCGGCCGCCTGGGATCGCCTGCCGGAGCGCACGGCGGCTGGCAGTATGCGGCGCCGTCCGCCCTGGCTCTTGCTGATACTTCTGGCCTTCCTGGTTTTATTAATATACGTTACACTACCATTTTACAAGAATCTAGATCGAATGGCCTGGGCTCTCCACTCCTGGCTGCGCCTGAGCCCCGAGCTCTTGGTCCTTGCCTGCTCCACGGGCATCATGTTGCATCGAAAATGGGGGCGACCGAATTGGCGAACTGCGCTTGCTGCGCTGACTCTGGCGTTGGCTGCGCCAGCTTACTTCAATAAAGTCACAACGCCGTTGGCGCAGGCCGAGGCTGCGCTGGAGGCGGCATCGCGACGCTGTGCAAACACGCCGCCCGGCAGTCGCTGTGCCAGCGCCAATCTGGAAGCGGCCGGCGCTGATAACTTTGCTTTACTTGGCGATACTTTACAATCCAGCGGGTCCATGCCGCTGGAGTCGGAACGGCAGTTGCATTTCAAACAGGCGCTCTACAGCGGTCTGCACACGCGGCAGCTGCGGCGGGCGGCGGCCTTCGATGGCGCGCCGCTGGCCTTTGTAACCGGCCGCGCCCAGCGCGTGCAAAGCCCGGAGCATGTTCTGCCACTACTGCGCCTGGCTGACAATGACTGTGCGCTGGTCGTGGAAGCTCCGGACGTCCACCGTGATAGCGCCGCGATGGAGGGCTGCTGGCGCCTCGCGCCGCCCGAATTTCTGGGACCAAATCGGATTCGTATTCAAATCCCTGAAGCAATGCAAACTTTGCGCGCTGCACGCCAGCGCTTTGATTTTCTGTATCTGTCACGATCATGGAGTCGCGGCCTATCGGTCAAAGTCGATGGCCGTGAGGTCCAGGCATTGCGCGCCAACTATCTCTTTGTCGCTGTGCGATTGCCGCCCGATGCCGGCCTCATTGATTTCGAAGAGCATTTTCATATGGCCTGGCCATAA